The Prevotella sp. E2-28 genome includes the window CGCTCAATGGCTTGCCTTCCATAAACTCACGCAGGCCACGCTCGGCTGTGTTCATCACCAGTTCAAAGTAATCCTGTTCATCAATAGCCAACGTCAAGCCCGGTAACGAGATAAAGGTGTCGCGGGCACGACACTTAAACCAAGGATAACCAGCCAAGAGGTAGCGAGTATCATCTGCTTCACGGTTATGGAACTGATGAGCGGCTGTTACCAAGCAATGATAGAAGTTATCACGAGGCACACGCAGATCTATTTCCTTCTGGAAAAGTGACTTCAGCGTGCTCGACTTTATCTGTGATGTTGAAGCAGCAAAGATAATGCTCTCACCCTTTTTGATTGGCAGTTCGAAATAGCCAGGTACATACAAATCTTCATTTGAGGCATACCCACGCTCCTGCTCCTTTGGATATTCAATACCACGATACCAGTCGGGCTGGAACACGAACTCGTTCTTCTTATTAAACTGCATGAACAATTCGGGATAGCCCCTGTACATACAGGTCTTAATACCGTTATCTACTTCCTGATACTCTCGACTAGCCACCGAGTTCTCATGTGTAAACTGACGAACAGAGCGGAAAGCCAGGAATGGACGGAAACGTAATGTAGTGGCCGAATGGGCATCCTCCAACGTGTAACGAATCAAGATACGATCCTCGTAGGCCTGGAAAATGGTTTCACGCTTCAGGACGACGCCACCCACACGATAAACGGTGGTAGGCACCAAACTGGCATCAAACTCACGAATGTACTTGTGTCCCTTAGGACTGAAGTTGTTGCCCTGATACTTATGGAGACCTAAGTTGAACTCTGCTCCATGTTGCACTACCGTACAATCGAACGACGACAAGAGCACATGGTTCTCGTCGTCAATCTCAGGCACAGGTACAACCAACAGGCCGTGGTATTTTCGCGTATTGCAGTCTACCAGTGTAGACGCGCTATACGCACCACTTCGGTTGGTACGGAGCAATTCACGACGCAGACTCTCCTCTAGGTTAGTCATCACGGCTTTTTCAAATCGCAAATAACTCATAGTTCCTATTTTAAGGTTTTATTTATTAGATATTAGTCGCTTTAGATTTTGATTTTCCAAAAGTACTCATTTTTCTTTGGATTACAAAACATTTAGCCAATTATTTTGTATTTTATGGAAAAAAAAGCGAAAAAGGAGACTTTTCCAGTCTCCTTTTCCCCTTTTTCCACTTAATCAGGTATCAGAAATTTTATCACTTCCGGCTCTACACAAATGCTATATTCGCCCACTGTCCGTTCTGCCTGACGCCCATCCACACAGACCAGAGCCTTCTCGGATTCTACAGACATTTTACGGATTCGATATGGATGCACGCTCTTATGATTCAGCAGACGTCCCGTCACCAGCAACCACAATCCTGCCAGTAACTGCTTCACCTTAGGATTATACACTACCGACACATCTAACATTCCACTATAAGGCACAGCATTCGGTGTCTGACCATAGCCTAAGGCATTACCAACGCATACGGTCATTACGCTTCGCTCAGTAACTTCATAATCTATCGTGAGACGCATCTTGTAGTCATGACGATGAAACACCATCAGTAAAAGTGAATAGATAAAGGCTAACGTTTTAGAGCCTAACACCTGCCGACCCTGTCGCCTCAAATTCTGGATATCAGCTGTTAGTCCTATATTCACACAATTCAAGAAATAGCGACTCTGCCCTACTCCATTCTTGTCCGTATAATCAATGCGACCAAGGTCTACTTTCCTCACCCTCTGTTTCTTAAGCCACATTACCGTTTGAGCATCTTCACGTTCATCAAAGCCCCAGAAACGGGCAAAGTCATTAAGGGTACCATTTGGAATGACACCCAGCGCTACTCGATTACGCACCACCTCATCCTCTTTCATCAGACAATTTACAGCATCATTCAGAGCCGTGTCACCACCCATAACAATAATTGTGGTATATCCATTATGAATCAGCATTGTCATCAGCCGCTCCACGCTATCGGTCGATTCACTTTGCACAAAGTCATACTTCACACCCTGTGCGTCAAGTTCCTTTTGCACTTTTACCCATCGCCTATGCGAGCGGTAAATTCCTGTCCTTGGACAATACAATATAGCCCATCGCCCCTCTTCCATCATATCATTTGAAGTATTTGTTCAACCTTTTCTTCCATTGGCAGCGTAGCGTCTATCCAGTGAATCGTAAACCCACGACGCTCCATACCTCGGAACCACGTCATCTGTCGCTTAGCAAACTGATGAATAGCAATTTCCAACTGGCGAAACATTTCATCGTATGTCAGTTTCCCTATGATGTATTCCGTCAGGTATTTATATTCCAGCCCATAATATATCAAGTCTTCCGCAGGTATTCCTTCCGCCATCAACGCTCGCACTTCATCAACCATTCCCTCATCCAAACGAGCTTTCAGACGGCGGGTAATTTTTTCACGACGAAGTTCACGAGCAATATCTACACCGATAATCAGCGAATCGATTGGCGGCAATTCACGAAGCGGCATTGGATGTGCTTGATTATAAGTCTCAATCTCTATGGCCCGAATAGCACGCTGACAAGAGTCCACATCGGTTTTATTGTGCATGTTCGATCCATTCTGAGCTTTCAATGCAAGCAACATCTCCGTCAGTTCCTTCAACGACTTACCTTCAAGCGAATCACGCAATGCTTGATTCTGAGGCACAGGCGACAATTGATAACCCTTCAGAACGGCCTCGATATAAAGCCCCGTACCACCACAGAGAATCGGTGTTTTTCCTTTACCTATTATATTATTATAAGCATCAAAGAAGTCCTGCTGATACTGAAACAGGTTATATTTCGTGCCAGGTTCGCAGATATCTATGAGATGATAAGGAATCGTAATAGGTTTACTATCAATCACCGTATAATCGCCTAAGTCCTTACCCGTACCTATATCCATGCGACGATACACTTGTCGTGAATCAGCAGAGATAATCTCTCCGTCAACACGAAGTGCCAGTGCTGCCGCCAGCGGCGTTTTACCGCTTGCCGTAGGTCCCAGTATAGTAATCATCTTTTGCATTTCGTTCGCAAAGATACAAAACATTTCACGAAATGACAAAGGAAAAACAAAAAAAATCCCAACATGCCGCAAGGCCTGCTGGGATTCACATTGGTTGATTAATATTATTCGTAGTATTCTATGGTTCTTGTTTGTTCCATCTCTTGCCCCATCATTGAGGTCGTACGGCTAATCCAGTTGCCTTTTGCATCGTATTTAATGTTGGTGTAAGGTATCTCCATCTCCTGACCACCCATATTCATAACTTGACTGGACACAATACCTTTATCATTATATTTAAATGCGATAGTGAAAGATTGTCCGCCCATATCCATACTTTGGCTCTTCACCTTTCCATTCTCCCATTTGTAAGATATGGTTAAGTCCATGCCACGAGCATTCATCTTAGCAGACTGCAGATAACCATCGGCATCATACTGAGCATCAGTCATACCCTCTTGTAGCATTTTGCCCTCAGGGGTAAAATTGATGACCTGTTGGCGTCCCATCTGGTTGCTCTCAATTTTCTTCACTTTTCCAGTTGCATCGTTTAATTCGACGTCATGGAACTTTGTTTGTGCCTGCATGGCAAATGGTAGCGCCAACAAAGCGAACATCATAATAAGTTTCTTCATAGCTTTTTGTTTTTAATTATGGTGATTATAGTTCTTAAACCTCATTTTAGACGTTTTTTATATGAGAAGGTTTAAAAAGTTAAGAAAAATATAAAGAAACTATCCGTCATGTCTAATATTTTTTGTACTTTTGCACACCAAAAACAAAAAAAAAAGGATGAACAACATAACCATTAAACCAATATTTAGCGCAAACGACTCCAATCTGTGCATATTCACCAAAAAGTTTATTTTTTTCGTTTTTATTCTATTGGTAATCACAACTGGATGTGAAAAGCCTGTAGAATTAGAAGACAATTCTCAATCAAAAGAGGGAAACACTGCGAATGCAAATCTCGTGCTTCGCATTCAAACAACCAGAGGAAACGAAGGCAATATTCCTTGGGAAACGCTGATGTTCGAAATCTACAAGAATGACAAGAAAATCAAAGACATAGTACAGCATCAAGGCGATACTAATTATGGTACCGCTAGCGTTCAGCTAACACCCGACACCTATCAGGTTCTCGTACTAGGCCACAATGCGAAAAGCAATCCCTCTCGCCCACGTCCAACGGAAATCAAATTTGACAAGAACACTGGTTATTCTGACGTTTTTTATTCATACGGTGATATTGTTGTCAAACAAGAAAAAGAAGAACATGAGATTATATTACAGCGTGCAACCTCTTTAATACGTTTCAGAACGAAAGATACTATACCAGACCAGGTTCAGTCTATTCAATTCCATTATGAAGGCGGAAGTGCGGTATTGAATGCACAAACAGGTTACGGAATTACGAAATCCGAACAATCCGTATATTTTGATATAGATGAAACTCAAAAAGGGAAACCACTTGAAGTTGAATTATATACATTTAAGAGAGAGAATAGTGACACTTTGATTTTAACCGTTACGCCATTTAAGACACCACGTGGGGCAGACAATCCAGAAAGGTTAGCATCTAAGGAATTTAAGGTTCCCATTAAACACCGTGAGATTTCTGATTTCTCTGGCTATTTCTTTTCCAACAATCCCAGTGACAATGAAAAAGAAAATGAAGAAGAGAAGAATGATTCTATTGGGACTTCTTTCTGTATCAAAGTTGACACGGCTTGGGCAGGCATAAACTATTATACATATTAATATTATTGTATGCAACCAATATTTAACATACAGCGCTTATACAGTTTATTCGCAAGCGGTATTCTCCTCTTTACACTCTCCCAAGATATCTGTGCACAAACTACGATAATATCGCGGGCATTTCTATCATTATACGACGGTAAAGGATATACAGGCATGGAAGGCATAGAAGGTTTTGACGATTGGCACTTTGACAATTGCTATGCTTTTCATGACAATTACATGCAAATTGGTTCTGGATCAAATCCATACATTCCTGGCTCAGTCACTACACCATCTTTAGGCACCTACGGCAATGTCATACTTTTAATAAAGACTGAACGTATTAACAATATTGCCGCATCATTCAGAGTATCGGTCATCGGTGACGGGAGTGTAAGTGCTTCTGATTATACTGTTAAAGAAGGTACATATTATCGTCCCTCATCTATTCTCATCAAGGGATGCACCCCTTCCACAAGAATAAAAATAGAGAGTACCTATGGCAAATTCTATTTACAGACAATGAAAATCTACGACATCGCAGATGCCGTATTTTACGAATCTTTCAACTACATGAATTCACTAAATGAATTTATTATATCTTCTAACGCAGCAGAAGCCAACCTATTCGATAACTACGATGAAGTTTCTTTTTCCAGTATAAAACAAGGAAAAGGAAGTATATTCATTAATAATTCTGGAAGTTATACGCTACCATCTGTTAACCTTGAAGACAAAAGTGCACTTCTTTTGACCTTTAAATCTGCAAAGTATTTCGATGGAAATTATTCTGTTACGCTGACCACAACAGGTGACACCCAAATGGGGACATTTAATTCTACAGGCCAGGAGGATTACGCATCTTCAAGAAGCATCTCCATTGAAGGAAACAGATGGGCATGGAAGGACTACTATATCATTATAACAAATATGAACAATACTACGGATTTAACCATATCTGGATACGACATATTCCTTGATGATATCAAACTAGCTCCAATCCCTTCAGGGCTTGACCAATCAAAAGATAACACTACATATATCACAGCGAATGCAGGACAGGAGCGTAACGTAACACTGACACGATCAATAACACCCAACGTTTGGTGTCCACTCTGCCTACCGTTCGACGTAACGTCCTCACTGATGAGAACTGCTATGGGCGAGACCTGTGAGCTCCGCACATTAGACCACATCAATACATCTACAGGTATTTTCACTTTCAACAATATTAATGAAAATACCACCATTGAGGCTGGCACACCTTTTCTTGTAAAAACAACGATACAGGTCATTAATCCAACATTCACAGGAGTAATTATCAGCAACACACCTGCCTCAACTATTTCCGAAGGCAATTATCAGTTCGTTGGGAACTACTCCCCCGTCAATTTGGAGACTAACGGCACCAATCTTTTCCTAGGTACCGACGGAAACCTTTATCAACCAGATACAGAAACTGGCTACAACCGATTGGGCGGATTACGAGCTTATTTCGTGGTTCCAGAGAAAAATAACGCACGCGTTACCATATTAGACGAGCCAGCCGAAACGACATCAATTCAGCTATCAAGAAATGTAAAGGAACAATGCTATTATGACTTCCAAGGCAGAAAACGGGAAGCGACACATTACACACCGAATCTAAGGATTCTTAACGGCAAGAAAATAATTAAGAAATAACACTATAAAACAATGAAATCAAAATACATATCCCCGAAAGTAAATATACACCAAATAACACCTGCTTCAATAGTCTGCACCAGTTTTGACACAAACAACACGAAAGTAGGCAATGCAGCCTCAATGGCGGCTTCACGCGAAGACAACAATTGCTGGGATGAAGATGAATAAAGACTGAAAAGCAAAAAAAATAGCAAAATGTTTCGCCCATTCAAAAAAAATAACTACTTTTGCAGTTGGAATAATGACTAAATTGTATGATAAATCCGCTAAATAAAATTATTAGCTGGTACTTCACTAAGAACACTTTACCTTATTGGTGCGTACTTATACTCGACAGTATTATTGTGTTTTTGTCGGGTATTTTCACCTTTTGGACTTTTAGAAAAACTGCAGTACTTTTCGATTTACGTTTCGAGGTACTGTATACCATGTTGATTTATATGCTGTTTGCCATAATAGGTTTCCGGATATTCCGCACCTATTCAGGCATCGTGCGCTACTCTAGTTTTGTCGATCTGATGCGTGTGGCTTACGGCAGCCTTTTTTCATTAACACTAGCGCTGATTTATTCGCTGGCAATGGAAGATAGACTTCCCTTAATTGCCAGCCTAAATCAAACAGAAACCGTTGTAACTTTTTTTGTAGCCACACTGGCAATGTGGGCTGAACGCGTGGTAGTGAAGAACCTGTATGACGTCATGTTCTCTGACAAAAAAGCCATGAGAGTACTGATTTACGGTGCATTGACTGGCGGCATCGGATTGGCCAAGAATATTAACTCACAACGACCAAAGAGATATCTACTGAGAGGTTTCATTTCGCACGACGAGCGAGCTAATCACATGCTCCTGATGGGCAAGAAAGTGTACAACGTGAATGACGATTTGAAAACCATCATTGCCAAGGAGCACATTGCGGCTGTATTGGTATCGCCAACACGTGCCGATGATTTCCGCAACAACCAGCAGATGCAAGACATGCTAATACAGGCTGGCTGTAAAATTTTCATGGCGCAACAGGCCAAAGAGTTACCTACTGACGGTTCGCAACTTTCCGAGGATGATTACAAGGGAATGCAGCTAAAAGAGGTCTCTGTAGAGGACTTGTTGCCACGTCAGGAAATCAAAGTTGACATGGACTCTGTAGGGAAGCTACTGAAAGGCA containing:
- a CDS encoding glycogen debranching enzyme N-terminal domain-containing protein, translating into MSYLRFEKAVMTNLEESLRRELLRTNRSGAYSASTLVDCNTRKYHGLLVVPVPEIDDENHVLLSSFDCTVVQHGAEFNLGLHKYQGNNFSPKGHKYIREFDASLVPTTVYRVGGVVLKRETIFQAYEDRILIRYTLEDAHSATTLRFRPFLAFRSVRQFTHENSVASREYQEVDNGIKTCMYRGYPELFMQFNKKNEFVFQPDWYRGIEYPKEQERGYASNEDLYVPGYFELPIKKGESIIFAASTSQIKSSTLKSLFQKEIDLRVPRDNFYHCLVTAAHQFHNREADDTRYLLAGYPWFKCRARDTFISLPGLTLAIDEQDYFELVMNTAERGLREFMEGKPLSVKIYEMDQPDVPLWAVWAIQQYAKYVGRDKAFEMYGKLLQDIIIFIKDGGHPNLRLDDNGLLYADGREKAITWMNSKANGKPVVPRSGYIVEFNALWYNAVKFCASMAAEKGDTKGAEELETLALKTKKSFVETFVNEYGYLLDYVDGNMMDWSVRPNQIFAVALDYSPLSQQQMKSVVDICTRELLTPKGLRSLSPKSGGYNPMYVGPQTQRDYAYHQGTAWPWLGGFFMEACLKLYKRSRLSFVERQMVGYEDEIDYHAIGTISELFDGNPPFHGRGAMSFAMNVAEILRTMKLLEKYSYQK
- a CDS encoding diacylglycerol kinase family protein, yielding MMEEGRWAILYCPRTGIYRSHRRWVKVQKELDAQGVKYDFVQSESTDSVERLMTMLIHNGYTTIIVMGGDTALNDAVNCLMKEDEVVRNRVALGVIPNGTLNDFARFWGFDEREDAQTVMWLKKQRVRKVDLGRIDYTDKNGVGQSRYFLNCVNIGLTADIQNLRRQGRQVLGSKTLAFIYSLLLMVFHRHDYKMRLTIDYEVTERSVMTVCVGNALGYGQTPNAVPYSGMLDVSVVYNPKVKQLLAGLWLLVTGRLLNHKSVHPYRIRKMSVESEKALVCVDGRQAERTVGEYSICVEPEVIKFLIPD
- the miaA gene encoding tRNA (adenosine(37)-N6)-dimethylallyltransferase MiaA codes for the protein MITILGPTASGKTPLAAALALRVDGEIISADSRQVYRRMDIGTGKDLGDYTVIDSKPITIPYHLIDICEPGTKYNLFQYQQDFFDAYNNIIGKGKTPILCGGTGLYIEAVLKGYQLSPVPQNQALRDSLEGKSLKELTEMLLALKAQNGSNMHNKTDVDSCQRAIRAIEIETYNQAHPMPLRELPPIDSLIIGVDIARELRREKITRRLKARLDEGMVDEVRALMAEGIPAEDLIYYGLEYKYLTEYIIGKLTYDEMFRQLEIAIHQFAKRQMTWFRGMERRGFTIHWIDATLPMEEKVEQILQMI
- a CDS encoding FimB/Mfa2 family fimbrial subunit yields the protein MNNITIKPIFSANDSNLCIFTKKFIFFVFILLVITTGCEKPVELEDNSQSKEGNTANANLVLRIQTTRGNEGNIPWETLMFEIYKNDKKIKDIVQHQGDTNYGTASVQLTPDTYQVLVLGHNAKSNPSRPRPTEIKFDKNTGYSDVFYSYGDIVVKQEKEEHEIILQRATSLIRFRTKDTIPDQVQSIQFHYEGGSAVLNAQTGYGITKSEQSVYFDIDETQKGKPLEVELYTFKRENSDTLILTVTPFKTPRGADNPERLASKEFKVPIKHREISDFSGYFFSNNPSDNEKENEEEKNDSIGTSFCIKVDTAWAGINYYTY